In a genomic window of Streptomyces koelreuteriae:
- a CDS encoding ATP-binding protein, producing the protein MSQIAGEPATQDFVEVRLPAAGAYLSVLRTATAGLAARLDFTLDEIEDLRIAVDEACAILLQQAVPGSVLSCVFRLVDDSLEVTVSAPTTDGHAPSRDTFAWTVLSALAGKVSSAVDKDKTVSISLYKQRGAGPGPA; encoded by the coding sequence GTGTCCCAGATCGCAGGCGAGCCCGCGACCCAGGACTTCGTGGAAGTCCGGCTGCCGGCCGCGGGTGCCTACCTGTCGGTGCTGCGTACGGCCACGGCCGGTCTCGCGGCCCGTTTGGACTTCACCCTCGACGAGATCGAGGACCTGCGCATCGCGGTGGACGAGGCCTGCGCGATCCTGCTTCAGCAGGCCGTGCCCGGCTCGGTGCTCAGCTGTGTGTTCCGCCTCGTCGACGACTCACTCGAGGTCACTGTCTCGGCTCCGACCACGGATGGCCATGCCCCCTCGCGGGACACCTTCGCCTGGACCGTCCTGTCCGCCCTCGCGGGCAAGGTCTCCTCCGCCGTGGACAAGGACAAAACCGTTTCGATCAGCCTCTACAAACAGCGCGGCGCGGGACCCGGGCCGGCGTGA